From the Kallotenue papyrolyticum genome, the window TACGCGTCGGCGATCTGCTGCTGGTCCGTCCCGGTGGGCGCGTGCCGGCCGATGGCGTGGTCGAGAGCGGCGAGAGCGAGCTCAACGAGAGCATGGTCACCGGCGAGTCGCGTCCGGTGCGCAAGCAACCTGGCGCTGAAGTGATCGCCGGCACGGTCAACGGCAGCGGCGCGCTGCGCGTACGCGTGACGCGCATCGGCGAGGAGACGATGCTCTCGGGCATCATGCGGCTGGTGCAGGAAGCACAGACCAGTCGTTCGCAGGCGCAGGCGCTCGCCGATCGTGCTGCCGCCTGGCTGACGTACATCGCGATCGCTGTGGCGCTGCTAGCGCTGATCGGCTGGGGCCTGGCACGCGGCCTGGACAACTATACGCTGGAGCGCGTGGTTTCGACGCTGGTGGTGGCCTGTCCGCACGCGTTGGGACTGGCGATCCCGTTGGTGATCGCCATCACCACCACCCTGTCAGCGCGCAACGGCATCCTGGTCCGTAACCGGCTGGCGTTGGAGCAGGCGCGCTTGGTGGATGTGGTGGTGTTCGACAAAACCGGCACGCTGACGCGCGGCGAGCATGGGCTGGTGGACCTGGCGACGCAGGAGGGCGTTGCCGCGGACGAGGCGCTCGCTCTGGCGGCAGCCGTCGAGCGCGACGCCGAACATATGATTGCGCGGGCGTTGGTGCGGGCGGCGCAAGAGCGTAGCCTGCTCCTGCCTGAGGCGCAGGCCTTTCAGGCCCTGCCCGGTCGCGGCGTGCAGGCGCAGGTCGCAGGACGACGGCTGCGCGTGGGCGGGCCACGCCTGCTAGAACAAGAGCAGCTCCGTCTTTCTCCAGCGCTGGCGGAGCGGGCACGCCTGTGGGGGCAGCGCGGCCAGACGGTGGTCTATCTGGTCGAAGACCAACGCGTGCTGGCGGCCTTTGCCCTGGCCGATGTGATCCGTCCCGAGTCGCGCGCGGCGGTGCGTATGCTGCGCGCCATGGGCAAGCGCGTGGCCATGCTCACCGGCGATTCGGAGGATGTGGCGCGCTGGGTTGCCGCCGAACTGGGTATCGACGACTATTTCGCGCAGGTGCTGCCGGAGCATAAGCACGAGCGGATCAAAGCGCTGCAGCGCAATGGCGCGAAGGTGGCGATGGTCGGCGATGGTGTCAACGACGCGCCCGCGCTGGCGCAGGCCGATGTCGGGATCGCGATCGGCGCCGGAACCGATGTGGCGCGCGCGGCAGCCGATATTGTGCTAGTGCGCGACGATCCGCGCGATGTTGCCCGTGTCATCCGCTTGAGTGCGGCCGCCTATCGTAAGATGGTCCAGAACCTGGCCTGGGCGGTGGGCTACAACGTGATCGCGCTGCCGCTGGCCGCCGGTGCGCTGGCCTGGGCCGGTGTGGTGCTGCCGCCCGCGATCGGCGCGTTGCTGATGTCGCTCAGCACCATCATCGTTGCGATCAACGCCCAGACGCTGCGCCGCCTCGAGCTGCGCGTCGAGGATGAAGCGCCCGCACCACAGGCTCAGCCGCAGCCGGCCTGAGCCAGTCGTCCACCCGTGCGCCAGGCGAGGGAGCACCGCCATGCCTCGCCTGGCGCCGTTTGCCTGATCTGGATTGGTGTTGAAAAGACGCGCAGCGGCCTGTGGTGCGCTCGAGCTGCGTATTGCTGCCCATGCGCTTGCTGACGCTCTCACCCGTGCGAGCGTGTCGGCGGGTTCCAGGCCCGGTGGTCGAGGACGGAGGGCATGCTCAGAGCCCCCGCGCGCGGGGGCTCCTGGCCGTTGTCGGGTTGAGGAAGAGCATGCTTCTGCTGCGTGGCTACTGGCCGTACCACTGCTGGCGCCACTGCTGCATCTGTTCGATCTCGGCCTGTTGCGCCGCGATGATCTGGTCAGCCAGGCGCTTGAGCTCCTGATGTTCGGCCTGCTGCTGCGCCTGGCGCGCCATCGCGATCGCCCCCTGGTGGTGCATGATCATGCTGTCGATGAAGCGCAGATCAAACGGTTGGCTGCTGTCGCCGCCAATGTGCATATCACCCATGGGCATGCCCATGCCCATCGTGGGCGCCAGATCGGGATACCACTGCCGGCGCCACTGCTGCATCTGCTCGATCTCGGCCTGCTGCGCGGCGATGATCTGGTCGGCCAGTTGCTTAAGCTCCGCATGCTCGGCCTGCTGCTGCGCCTGGCGCGCCATCGCGATCGCCCCCTGGTGGTGCATGATCATGCTGTCGATGAAGCGCGCGTCGAAGGGTGCGTCCTCAGCCGCCATCATACGGTTGTGATCCATGCCGGGGCTCATCAGCGCCTGCGGGCTGGCGCTGGCCTGCGACGTGGTGGTGCGTGCCGCGCCGCAGGCGCTCAGGACGATCAGCAACAGCAGAGCGCTCAGCAGCGCACGCCAGACCTTGAAAGCATTCATAGGCTCGCCTCCAAACGCTAGGTTACTACAGTATTGTAGTAGAAACGTGGCGTGGGTGGCGATGATCTGGGCCATTTTGCCTATGGTCAGGTTGCGCTGCACGCGCCAATGCTCTACCATGCTTCTTAATCACGCTGGCAGGTGGGCATTATGAACGACGAGCAGGCGCAAGCAGCGGCAACACCGGCGCGTCTGCTGGGCGAGCTGGAAGCCGCGATCATGCGCGTGATTTGGCAGCACGGCGAGCAGCGCGTACGCGATGTCTGGCTGCGGCTGCAACCTGAGCGTCCGCTGGCCTACACCACGGTGATGACGGTGATGAGGCGTCTGGCTGAGAAGGGTCTGCTGCTGGTGCGCAAGGAGGGGCCTGCCTACCACTACCGCGCCGCGATGCCACCGCAGGAGTTTGTGACGCGTCGCGCCGAGGCCGCTGTGCAGCAGGTGCTGTCCGATTTCGGCGATGTGGCGCTGGCGGCCTTTGTGCGCGCGTTGGACGAGGTCGATCCGGCGCGCCTGGATCGCTTACGCCAGATGGCCGGCCTGGAGCGGCCACCGCGCGAAACAGGGGAGGAGCATGCGTCCTAGGCTGATGCTCGCCAGCGTGCCGCTGGCCGCGCTGCTGCTGTGCCTGCTGGCGACGTTCCGCCATGTCGCGCATACCTGTGTTGCGCCATCGGCGCTGTGTGCAACCGCAGTGATGGTCTGCGATCCGGCGATCATGCTTGGCCTGGCAGGGCTGCCATTGCTGGCGTGGATCGCGCTGGCCGGCAGCGCGGGCGTTAGGACGCTCTGGCAGACGCATCGGCTGGTGCGCCTCTGGCTGGCCCGACCACGTTTGGAACCGCCTCCGGCGCTGCAGGCGTTGTTCACGGCATTGGGCATTGCCGGGCGTGTTGATCTGATCGCGGCGGATGCTCCGCTGGCGCTGTGTTATGGTCTGTGGCGCCCCCGCATTCTGCTCAGCCATGGCCTGATCGCGCGGCTATCGCCCGACGAGGTGCGCGCCGTGGTGTTGCACGAGCGCGCCCACCTGCAACGTCGCGATCCGCTGCGGTTGCTCGGCTGGTGCATGCTCGACGCCGCCTGTTGGTGGCTGCCGCCGGGCCTGACCCGCGCGCGGCTACGCTATGAGCTCCTGGCCGATCGGGCCGTGATCCGGGCCGGTGCGCAGGTAGCGCTGGCGCGCGCCCTGCTCAACCTGCTGGATCGGCCGGTCTCTGCCGTTGCCGCGCCTGTGGTGATGAGCGGTCTGTCTATGACTGCGGCGCGCATCGACCATCTGCTCGCGCCCGAAGCTCCCTTGCCGGCGGGCGGGGCATGGCGGCGTCTGGTGTGGCCGCTGGCGCTGGTGGTGCTGGCCGTAGCGTGCCGCCGGCTGATGCTGCACGGCTGATCTATTCCAGAGGGCGGTGCAGCAGCGTGATGAAAGCCCGTGCCGCCGGCGACAGAGGCCGTCCGCGCAGATGGATATAGTTGAAGACGCGTCGCACTTGGACGTCGGCCAGCGGCAGGGCACGCAACGTACCGTCACGCACCTCGCGGCGCACCGCTAGTTCGGGAACGATCGAGATGCCCAGGGCGGCCTCGACGCAACGCTTGATCGCTTCCAGATTGCCCAGCGTGATCGTTCGTTCGGGAGCGATGCCGTGGTCGCGCAGCAGCTCGCAGACGGCGGCCTGCAGCGCCGAGCCTTCTTCGCGCAGCAACAGCGTGCGCTGGCGCAGCTCGCCGAGGCTCACGGCGCGGCGCGTGGCCCAGTGATCGTCGGCCGGCACGATCACTACCAGATCATCGCGCAAAAAGGCGTGGATCGCCAGCAACGGGTGGCTCAGCGGCGCGCCCACCAGCGCCAGCTCGACGC encodes:
- a CDS encoding heavy metal translocating P-type ATPase; the protein is MHRQGAETHDHSRDPDHIPHHHEAGHAPHTSAGDPSAAAASHATQAAEELGAVALHGHPVADAHAEHAAHAGHMAHTTHAGHAEHAGHAGHAEHAAHAGHAEHAGHAGHSADMFKRPFWISLILTLPVLYFDHMVQSFFGFRAVAFPGAAWIAPVLASIIYWYGGWVFLSGAWAELRRRQPGMMTLVALAITTAYFYSLAVTFGLVAGMPFYWELATLVTIMLLGHWLELRAVGSAQNALRELARLLPDTAERIVDGRSEQVPVSALRVGDLLLVRPGGRVPADGVVESGESELNESMVTGESRPVRKQPGAEVIAGTVNGSGALRVRVTRIGEETMLSGIMRLVQEAQTSRSQAQALADRAAAWLTYIAIAVALLALIGWGLARGLDNYTLERVVSTLVVACPHALGLAIPLVIAITTTLSARNGILVRNRLALEQARLVDVVVFDKTGTLTRGEHGLVDLATQEGVAADEALALAAAVERDAEHMIARALVRAAQERSLLLPEAQAFQALPGRGVQAQVAGRRLRVGGPRLLEQEQLRLSPALAERARLWGQRGQTVVYLVEDQRVLAAFALADVIRPESRAAVRMLRAMGKRVAMLTGDSEDVARWVAAELGIDDYFAQVLPEHKHERIKALQRNGAKVAMVGDGVNDAPALAQADVGIAIGAGTDVARAAADIVLVRDDPRDVARVIRLSAAAYRKMVQNLAWAVGYNVIALPLAAGALAWAGVVLPPAIGALLMSLSTIIVAINAQTLRRLELRVEDEAPAPQAQPQPA
- a CDS encoding DUF305 domain-containing protein, coding for MNAFKVWRALLSALLLLIVLSACGAARTTTSQASASPQALMSPGMDHNRMMAAEDAPFDARFIDSMIMHHQGAIAMARQAQQQAEHAELKQLADQIIAAQQAEIEQMQQWRRQWYPDLAPTMGMGMPMGDMHIGGDSSQPFDLRFIDSMIMHHQGAIAMARQAQQQAEHQELKRLADQIIAAQQAEIEQMQQWRQQWYGQ
- a CDS encoding BlaI/MecI/CopY family transcriptional regulator; translated protein: MNDEQAQAAATPARLLGELEAAIMRVIWQHGEQRVRDVWLRLQPERPLAYTTVMTVMRRLAEKGLLLVRKEGPAYHYRAAMPPQEFVTRRAEAAVQQVLSDFGDVALAAFVRALDEVDPARLDRLRQMAGLERPPRETGEEHAS
- a CDS encoding M56 family metallopeptidase, which produces MRPRLMLASVPLAALLLCLLATFRHVAHTCVAPSALCATAVMVCDPAIMLGLAGLPLLAWIALAGSAGVRTLWQTHRLVRLWLARPRLEPPPALQALFTALGIAGRVDLIAADAPLALCYGLWRPRILLSHGLIARLSPDEVRAVVLHERAHLQRRDPLRLLGWCMLDAACWWLPPGLTRARLRYELLADRAVIRAGAQVALARALLNLLDRPVSAVAAPVVMSGLSMTAARIDHLLAPEAPLPAGGAWRRLVWPLALVVLAVACRRLMLHG
- a CDS encoding LysR substrate-binding domain-containing protein, translated to MTLDLPKLRIFVAVARSGSFTRAAEELDLRQPTVSQQIQVLERGLRTPLFERLGRRVQLTPAGAALLPYAERILALAGEAEATTREAAGLAARTLRLGAGNTLATYVLPDLLARLRWEQPEVQVQVQVGNTEQLIAAVVDSRVELALVGAPLSHPLLAIHAFLRDDLVVIVPADDHWATRRAVSLGELRQRTLLLREEGSALQAAVCELLRDHGIAPERTITLGNLEAIKRCVEAALGISIVPELAVRREVRDGTLRALPLADVQVRRVFNYIHLRGRPLSPAARAFITLLHRPLE